The Paenibacillus macerans genome includes a window with the following:
- a CDS encoding ABC transporter permease — protein sequence MDPERKRAGFRFFLKRLLRSKTGTVGAVLVLIVCLTALLAPLLAGHDPAAVDPLNRLKPPMWLEGGTKEHWLGTDNLGRDMWSRIVYGSRVSLIVGIGAVLVSGAIGAVLGLVSGFYGKWIDAVIMRVADGFMAIPTILFMLVVMAVVGPGLTTLIFVIGVTNWVSYTRVVRGEVLSIKERDFVKAAKAVGAKNGRIILKHILPNILSSFIVISGMNVATTIIMEASLSFLGLGIKPPDVSWGGMLSDGRQYVATSWWVATFPGLAITVTVLGVIFLGDWLRDVLDPRMKTKA from the coding sequence TTGGACCCGGAGCGCAAACGGGCCGGTTTCCGGTTTTTTTTGAAGCGGCTGCTCCGCAGCAAAACCGGAACAGTCGGCGCCGTGCTGGTGCTGATCGTGTGCCTGACGGCGCTGCTTGCGCCCCTGCTGGCCGGCCATGACCCGGCCGCGGTCGATCCGCTGAACCGGCTGAAGCCCCCGATGTGGCTGGAAGGCGGAACAAAAGAACACTGGCTGGGCACCGACAACCTGGGCCGGGACATGTGGAGCCGGATCGTCTACGGTTCGCGGGTTTCGCTGATCGTCGGGATCGGCGCGGTGCTGGTGTCGGGGGCGATCGGCGCGGTGCTTGGCCTGGTCTCGGGCTTTTACGGCAAATGGATCGACGCCGTCATTATGCGGGTGGCCGACGGATTTATGGCGATTCCGACGATTCTGTTTATGCTGGTGGTGATGGCGGTGGTCGGGCCGGGCCTGACGACGCTTATTTTTGTGATCGGCGTGACGAATTGGGTGTCTTATACCAGGGTGGTGCGCGGGGAAGTCCTGAGCATCAAGGAGCGCGATTTTGTCAAAGCGGCCAAAGCGGTCGGAGCGAAAAACGGGCGGATCATTCTGAAGCATATTTTGCCGAATATCCTATCCTCGTTTATCGTGATCTCCGGCATGAATGTGGCCACAACGATTATTATGGAAGCTTCGCTAAGCTTTTTGGGGCTGGGCATCAAACCACCGGACGTATCCTGGGGCGGGATGCTCAGCGACGGCAGACAATATGTGGCGACAAGCTGGTGGGTGGCGACGTTCCCGGGACTGGCGATTACGGTGACCGTGCTGGGCGTTATTTTTCTCGGAGACTGGCTGCGCGATGTGCTGGACCCCCGCATGAAAACCAAAGCCTAA
- a CDS encoding PTS system mannose/fructose/sorbose family transporter subunit IID, translated as MTETQNVAETGQETGKLITEKDVRRNWLTYYMVAEMGISYERLQALGFTTAMIPILKKLYSDPEDLKEALKRHLVFYNTEAVFGSPVNGIVIAMEEQKAKGEPITDKSITGMKTGLMGPLAGIGDSIDWATLKPIIFALAATLSATGSIIGPFVLLLLPLIQILVGLRLSVYGYRAGKASIRELLHSGRIKELIAGASTLGLFMMGALSSTYVKLSTPLQFNFGSGNEPFVLQKILDGIVPGLLPLLAVLGLYWWLNKKNQNFTVIMLVIIAISIIGAITGIF; from the coding sequence ATGACGGAAACGCAAAATGTAGCGGAAACCGGCCAGGAAACCGGCAAATTGATCACCGAAAAAGATGTGCGCCGAAACTGGCTGACCTATTACATGGTGGCGGAGATGGGCATTTCTTACGAACGGTTGCAGGCGCTGGGATTTACGACGGCCATGATCCCGATTCTAAAGAAGCTGTACTCGGATCCTGAGGATCTGAAGGAAGCGTTGAAGCGGCATCTCGTCTTCTATAATACGGAAGCGGTATTCGGCTCGCCGGTCAACGGCATCGTGATCGCGATGGAAGAGCAGAAGGCCAAAGGGGAACCGATCACCGACAAATCGATCACCGGTATGAAGACAGGACTGATGGGACCGCTTGCGGGGATCGGCGACTCCATCGATTGGGCCACGCTGAAGCCGATTATTTTCGCGCTTGCGGCGACGCTGTCCGCGACCGGGAGCATCATCGGCCCGTTTGTCCTGCTGCTGCTGCCGCTGATTCAAATCCTGGTTGGCCTGAGATTGTCCGTATACGGGTACCGGGCCGGCAAGGCTTCGATCCGGGAACTCTTGCACTCCGGGCGGATCAAGGAGCTGATCGCGGGCGCGAGCACGCTCGGGCTGTTCATGATGGGGGCGCTCTCGTCCACCTACGTTAAGCTCAGCACCCCGCTGCAGTTCAATTTCGGCAGCGGCAACGAGCCGTTCGTGCTGCAGAAGATTCTCGACGGGATCGTGCCCGGTCTGCTGCCGCTTTTGGCCGTGCTGGGGTTGTACTGGTGGTTGAACAAGAAAAATCAAAATTTTACGGTCATCATGCTTGTCATTATTGCGATTAGTATCATCGGCGCCATCACGGGTATTTTTTAA
- a CDS encoding PTS sugar transporter subunit IIA, with amino-acid sequence MNTKPWIIIITHGTFGEELKRSAEMIIGKMEDVYCYSLMEGMESKTLIETIRNALAVAPPNSIFLTDLYGGTPSNIGAYFAKKDGYSVICGVNLPMLIEAETRRSLGEWEGVEDKIIAFGAEGIRNITKIIKERNGPAC; translated from the coding sequence GTGAATACCAAGCCGTGGATTATCATCATCACCCATGGGACCTTCGGCGAAGAACTGAAACGAAGCGCGGAAATGATCATCGGAAAAATGGAGGATGTGTACTGCTACTCCTTAATGGAAGGCATGGAATCCAAAACGCTGATTGAAACGATCCGGAACGCGCTGGCCGTGGCACCGCCGAATTCCATTTTTCTTACCGACCTGTACGGGGGAACTCCGTCGAATATCGGCGCTTATTTTGCCAAGAAGGATGGATACTCCGTAATTTGCGGAGTCAATCTGCCGATGCTGATCGAGGCGGAAACGCGCAGGTCCTTGGGAGAATGGGAAGGAGTCGAGGACAAAATTATCGCGTTCGGAGCCGAGGGCATCCGCAATATCACCAAAATCATTAAAGAAAGGAATGGACCGGCATGTTAA
- a CDS encoding SDR family oxidoreductase, protein MKDDWLNLQGKVIVVTGGSSGIGAKIVQSLDEHGAQVVIADVSGSAQGNADFIQCDITNKRQVEEMIGKVVAKYSRIDGLVNNAGVNRPKLLVDYYHDDENHEFNEQDFEFMFNVNVKGAFFCTQAAARVMIKQNYGVVVNISSEAGMEGSTGQSIYSATKGALNSFTLSWAKELGRFNIRVVGIAPGINEPTPMGNPEHVKALAYTRGMEAGSVSTDYMKIIPLGRPGRLEEIADLVTYLLSGRSSYISGTIVNITGGKSRG, encoded by the coding sequence ATGAAGGACGATTGGTTGAATCTGCAGGGAAAGGTCATCGTGGTCACGGGGGGAAGTTCGGGCATCGGCGCAAAAATCGTGCAAAGCCTTGACGAACATGGTGCGCAGGTCGTTATCGCGGATGTTTCAGGGAGCGCTCAAGGAAACGCGGATTTTATACAGTGCGATATCACCAATAAACGCCAGGTGGAAGAGATGATCGGCAAAGTTGTGGCCAAATATTCGCGGATTGACGGCCTGGTTAACAACGCCGGAGTCAATCGGCCCAAATTGCTGGTGGATTATTACCACGATGACGAGAATCATGAATTCAACGAGCAAGATTTTGAGTTTATGTTTAACGTCAACGTGAAAGGGGCGTTCTTTTGCACTCAGGCGGCCGCAAGAGTGATGATCAAGCAAAATTACGGCGTGGTGGTCAATATCAGCTCTGAAGCCGGCATGGAAGGCTCGACAGGGCAAAGCATCTATTCCGCCACTAAGGGTGCGCTGAATTCTTTTACCTTATCGTGGGCAAAAGAGCTTGGCCGCTTCAACATCCGGGTGGTCGGTATCGCTCCCGGGATCAACGAACCTACACCGATGGGCAATCCCGAACATGTCAAAGCGCTGGCCTATACCCGTGGAATGGAAGCCGGCAGCGTATCCACCGATTATATGAAAATCATCCCTTTGGGCAGACCGGGGAGGCTGGAGGAAATCGCCGATCTGGTAACGTACCTGTTGTCCGGCCGCTCCTCCTACATTTCAGGCACCATCGTGAATATTACCGGCGGTAAATCGCGGGGTTAA
- a CDS encoding ABC transporter ATP-binding protein — MTGANREAGGPAAETAFGASGMGSRQAAVEPVETVEPVETGPGLSGAKNGTAVNSPAGAERRSEENEQPLLEVSGLKKYYPQNKGWFSRKSGVVKAVDGVSFRVMPGETLGIVGESGCGKSTTGQLITRLQAPTEGRIVFQGRDLDELSEEEIRKVRRDLQFVFQDPFSSLNPRMKVFDIVAEPLQVHGLAKGRALKDEVYRLLETVGLGPHLADRHPHEFSGGQRQRIGIARALAMKPKLIVCDEPVSALDVSIQAQILNLLKELQRQFQLTYIFIAHGLPTVKHISDRIAVMYLGRIVELAGRDELFAEPRHPYTEALLAAVPVPDPTQRRERILLSGEIPGPANPPSGCVFHPRCPYAQDLCRTQVPPLAEHDDGHFAACHFPLSGLN, encoded by the coding sequence ATGACCGGAGCGAACAGAGAAGCGGGCGGACCTGCGGCGGAAACGGCGTTTGGTGCGTCCGGGATGGGAAGCCGGCAGGCCGCGGTCGAACCGGTGGAAACGGTCGAACCAGTGGAAACGGGGCCGGGGCTGTCCGGGGCGAAGAACGGAACGGCCGTAAACTCGCCGGCGGGAGCGGAGCGCCGGTCCGAGGAAAACGAACAGCCGCTCCTTGAAGTGAGCGGGCTGAAGAAGTATTATCCCCAGAACAAAGGCTGGTTCTCCAGGAAAAGCGGCGTCGTCAAAGCCGTCGACGGCGTGAGCTTTCGGGTAATGCCGGGCGAAACGCTGGGGATCGTCGGGGAGTCGGGCTGCGGCAAGTCGACGACCGGGCAGTTGATTACCCGGCTGCAAGCGCCGACGGAAGGCCGGATCGTCTTTCAGGGGCGGGACTTGGATGAGCTGTCGGAGGAAGAAATCCGCAAAGTGCGGAGGGATTTGCAGTTTGTGTTCCAGGATCCCTTTTCGTCGCTGAACCCGCGCATGAAGGTGTTCGACATCGTTGCCGAACCGCTTCAGGTGCATGGTTTAGCCAAAGGCCGGGCGCTGAAGGACGAGGTTTACCGGCTGCTGGAGACTGTCGGCCTGGGACCGCATCTGGCCGACCGCCATCCGCATGAATTCAGCGGCGGACAGCGTCAGCGGATCGGGATCGCCCGCGCCTTGGCGATGAAGCCGAAGCTGATCGTCTGCGATGAGCCGGTGTCGGCGCTGGATGTGTCGATCCAGGCGCAGATTCTCAATCTGCTGAAAGAACTGCAGCGGCAGTTTCAATTGACTTATATTTTTATCGCCCATGGCCTGCCGACGGTCAAGCATATCAGCGATCGCATCGCGGTCATGTACCTGGGCAGAATCGTCGAGCTGGCCGGGCGCGACGAATTGTTCGCCGAGCCGCGGCATCCATATACGGAAGCGCTGCTCGCGGCGGTGCCCGTGCCCGATCCGACGCAGCGCCGGGAGCGGATTTTGCTGTCCGGGGAGATCCCGGGTCCGGCGAATCCGCCTTCGGGCTGTGTTTTCCATCCGCGCTGCCCTTATGCGCAGGATCTATGCCGGACACAGGTACCGCCGCTGGCGGAGCATGACGATGGGCATTTTGCGGCCTGCCATTTTCCGTTATCCGGTTTGAACTGA
- a CDS encoding mannitol dehydrogenase: protein MKAVHFGAGSIGRGFIGDLLHASGYEITFVDVDPAIIAQINRDKAYDLYVIEQNYARKTIDHVCAVSSVTQEQEAVAALADADIITTSVWADNLPRIAPVLLKGLRARREAGKSKVNILACENAMFNSDILRSSLLSIEGGLSAEELAETAAFPNTAVDRLVLEDEREGRKVINIGQDFELVIEQNKLAEPGSIPIQNAVYTDNLLKFLERKLYIINCGHAWAGYIGHIYGYEIIQDVFQNDALLRQILEAMMESAGLLERKYGFAIRELAEYVDFAVARFRTPGIVDTIGRVCRSPIRKLQPDDRLVGPCLGCEAYGLKNDRLLQGIAAAFLFRNAGDAQSEEVRLYIAEQGIGAAITHYTGIAETTRLHQAILHHYEELSRIKVQRWEEKG, encoded by the coding sequence TTGAAAGCGGTACACTTTGGAGCCGGGAGCATTGGCAGAGGTTTTATCGGCGATTTGCTGCATGCGTCGGGATACGAAATCACGTTTGTCGATGTCGATCCCGCGATCATCGCGCAGATCAACCGGGACAAAGCTTACGATTTGTATGTGATTGAACAGAACTATGCAAGGAAGACGATTGACCACGTGTGCGCCGTCTCTTCGGTCACCCAGGAGCAAGAGGCCGTGGCGGCGTTGGCGGATGCGGATATCATTACGACCTCGGTATGGGCCGACAACCTGCCGCGGATAGCGCCCGTTCTCCTGAAGGGGCTGCGGGCCCGGCGGGAGGCGGGCAAAAGCAAGGTGAATATACTCGCCTGTGAAAACGCGATGTTCAACTCCGATATTTTGCGCAGCAGCCTGCTCTCCATCGAAGGCGGGCTGTCAGCGGAAGAATTGGCGGAAACCGCCGCTTTTCCGAATACGGCCGTTGACCGGCTCGTGCTTGAGGATGAGCGGGAAGGCAGAAAGGTCATTAACATCGGCCAAGACTTCGAGCTGGTCATCGAGCAGAACAAGCTGGCCGAACCCGGCAGCATCCCGATCCAAAATGCCGTGTATACGGACAATCTGCTGAAATTTCTGGAGCGGAAACTGTATATCATTAATTGCGGGCATGCCTGGGCCGGCTACATCGGCCATATTTACGGCTACGAGATCATTCAGGACGTGTTCCAAAATGACGCCCTGCTGCGGCAGATCCTGGAGGCGATGATGGAGTCGGCGGGGCTGCTGGAGCGCAAATACGGGTTCGCGATCCGGGAGCTGGCCGAATATGTCGATTTTGCCGTCGCTCGTTTCCGGACGCCGGGCATCGTCGATACGATCGGTCGGGTCTGCCGCTCGCCGATCCGCAAGCTGCAGCCGGATGATCGGCTGGTCGGGCCCTGCCTCGGCTGCGAGGCTTACGGGCTGAAGAACGACCGCTTGCTGCAGGGCATCGCCGCCGCTTTTCTGTTCAGGAATGCGGGGGATGCCCAAAGCGAGGAAGTGCGGCTGTATATCGCGGAGCAAGGTATCGGCGCGGCGATAACGCACTATACCGGGATTGCGGAAACAACCCGTTTACACCAGGCCATTTTGCACCATTACGAAGAGCTGTCCCGCATCAAGGTGCAGCGCTGGGAAGAGAAGGGATGA
- a CDS encoding PTS mannose/fructose/sorbose/N-acetylgalactosamine transporter subunit IIC: protein MAMLAVSIFAGIWYWICKTDVGYAITHAIRQPLFAALPIGLMMGDVQQAMIIGAAVQILYIGLVAAGSNLPADDCLAGLIAIPIAIQSHLTPALAIAIAVPVGVMGVFVDQLRKTINVMFVHMADRYAEEGNTRKIMLASVVYPTALSFFFRFPIPFFAILYGADAVNSFMNSVPQWLVHGFSVAGGLLPALGFALTMFVIGKKELFPWFIIGYFLIQFSGIPIIGAAIFGLCAVLLITYYNNKKNMEA, encoded by the coding sequence ATGGCAATGTTGGCAGTAAGTATTTTTGCGGGAATATGGTATTGGATCTGTAAAACCGATGTCGGTTACGCGATTACCCACGCGATTCGCCAGCCACTGTTCGCCGCGCTTCCCATCGGTCTGATGATGGGCGATGTACAACAAGCGATGATTATCGGAGCAGCCGTGCAAATTTTGTATATCGGTCTGGTGGCGGCGGGCTCCAATCTTCCGGCCGACGATTGCCTGGCGGGACTCATTGCCATACCGATCGCGATTCAGTCGCATCTTACCCCGGCGCTGGCGATTGCCATTGCCGTTCCGGTCGGTGTCATGGGCGTGTTCGTCGATCAGCTGCGCAAAACGATCAATGTCATGTTCGTCCATATGGCCGACCGCTATGCCGAAGAAGGCAACACCCGAAAAATCATGCTGGCTTCCGTTGTTTATCCTACCGCTTTGAGCTTTTTCTTCCGTTTTCCGATTCCTTTTTTCGCGATCCTGTACGGCGCTGATGCCGTTAATTCCTTCATGAACAGCGTTCCGCAGTGGCTGGTTCACGGCTTTAGCGTGGCCGGCGGTCTGCTGCCCGCTCTCGGATTCGCTTTAACGATGTTCGTGATCGGCAAAAAAGAGCTGTTTCCCTGGTTTATCATCGGCTATTTCCTGATTCAGTTCAGCGGGATCCCGATTATTGGGGCGGCGATCTTCGGCCTGTGCGCGGTGCTCTTGATCACTTATTACAACAATAAGAAGAACATGGAGGCGTGA
- a CDS encoding S9 family peptidase has protein sequence MNKRPIMPDDLYGYQWVSQPSVNPRGLVAYVNQTVDREKNDYITHIRAVSLDGSGDRRLTGGDKDSAPSWSPDGSRLAFLRPAEGGKQLYTVPAEGEAAEPDQVQSRLAVKHTALTRGVNAFVWSPDGRYIALMSRAGADVEPQLQDKPQVQDKLQVQDKPQIQDKPQLQERHQSQSAHPEQPALRGRVFERTTPKTEGSGWWDGLYSQLFVLELETGRITQLTSGPWDVSAPVWSPDGEALSFVSKRVEDELLDADLLHFADVYTVKLSGGQPIGKPVKITASDLLISQFAYAPDGRRLTLIASDRVYGSGSHNRLYTVPAAGGTPELLAPGLDMQLGNAALGDMKSAGASPSPLYDPHHPQLGVYVLGTDHGNVNVYRIDGTGACEAVTGGGEKDVYQYTLSPDGRYMVTAALTAERPGELYRVDVRTGEELRLTRRNDEFLAELEVRIPERIAFKASDGPGIHGWLLKPAGLPQGAKVPLILQIHGGPHAMYTGVFSHEMQTLAALGYAVLWVNPRGSMGYGQDFAKACRGDFGGGDCRDLLEAVDYALAAFDFIDETRLGIGGGSYGGVMTNWIVAHTNRFRAAVTHRSISNWLSMYGTSDIGISYVEGVIGGNPQEHAELLWSKSPLAHAHRIETPLLILHGENDYRTPISQAEELYTALKRYGKTTKLIRYPGSNHTLLKSGKPSLRVDSFEQVNAWFGQYL, from the coding sequence ATGAATAAACGGCCGATTATGCCGGACGATTTATACGGATACCAGTGGGTCAGCCAGCCGTCGGTCAACCCGCGCGGCCTGGTGGCTTACGTGAATCAGACGGTGGACCGGGAAAAAAACGACTATATAACGCATATCCGCGCCGTCTCTCTGGACGGAAGCGGCGACCGGCGCTTGACCGGGGGAGACAAGGACTCCGCGCCGTCGTGGTCGCCGGACGGCTCGCGGCTGGCTTTTCTGCGCCCGGCCGAAGGCGGTAAGCAGCTGTATACCGTCCCGGCGGAGGGAGAGGCGGCGGAGCCGGACCAGGTTCAGTCCCGTCTGGCCGTGAAGCACACGGCGCTTACGCGGGGAGTGAACGCCTTTGTCTGGTCGCCGGACGGGCGGTATATCGCCTTGATGAGCCGGGCCGGCGCGGATGTGGAACCACAGTTGCAGGATAAGCCACAAGTTCAGGATAAGCTACAGGTCCAGGATAAGCCGCAGATACAGGATAAGCCACAGTTGCAGGAGCGACACCAGTCACAGTCTGCACACCCGGAACAGCCCGCCTTGCGGGGCCGCGTTTTTGAGCGCACCACTCCTAAGACGGAAGGCTCTGGCTGGTGGGACGGATTGTACAGCCAGTTGTTTGTGCTGGAGCTGGAAACCGGCCGGATCACGCAGCTGACCTCCGGTCCCTGGGACGTTTCCGCTCCGGTCTGGTCGCCGGACGGCGAAGCTTTGTCGTTCGTTTCGAAACGGGTGGAGGATGAGCTGCTGGACGCGGATTTGCTGCATTTTGCCGATGTGTACACCGTGAAGCTTAGCGGCGGTCAGCCGATAGGCAAGCCGGTAAAAATCACGGCGTCCGATCTGCTGATCAGCCAGTTTGCCTATGCGCCGGACGGGCGGCGGCTGACGCTGATCGCCAGCGACCGCGTGTACGGCAGCGGCAGCCATAATCGGCTGTATACGGTGCCTGCCGCGGGAGGCACGCCGGAGCTGCTTGCCCCGGGGCTGGACATGCAGCTCGGCAACGCCGCGCTCGGCGATATGAAATCGGCGGGGGCCAGCCCGTCCCCGTTATATGATCCGCACCATCCGCAGCTCGGCGTGTACGTACTTGGCACCGATCACGGCAACGTTAACGTGTACCGGATCGATGGAACGGGCGCTTGCGAGGCGGTGACGGGGGGCGGCGAAAAAGATGTCTACCAATATACGTTGTCCCCGGACGGCCGCTATATGGTGACTGCCGCGTTGACGGCCGAGCGGCCGGGCGAACTGTACCGGGTCGACGTCCGCACAGGAGAAGAACTGCGGCTTACGCGGCGCAACGATGAGTTTCTGGCCGAGCTTGAGGTGCGCATCCCGGAACGGATCGCATTCAAGGCTTCGGACGGGCCGGGCATCCACGGCTGGCTGCTGAAGCCCGCCGGGCTGCCCCAAGGCGCGAAAGTTCCGCTGATTTTGCAGATTCACGGGGGACCGCACGCGATGTACACCGGCGTGTTCAGCCATGAAATGCAAACCCTGGCCGCGCTAGGGTATGCCGTACTGTGGGTCAATCCGCGCGGAAGCATGGGATACGGGCAGGATTTTGCCAAGGCGTGCCGCGGCGATTTCGGCGGCGGAGACTGCCGGGATTTGCTGGAGGCCGTTGATTACGCGCTGGCCGCATTCGATTTTATCGACGAGACGCGGCTGGGGATTGGCGGCGGCAGCTACGGCGGCGTCATGACCAACTGGATCGTCGCCCACACGAACCGCTTCCGGGCCGCCGTGACGCATCGCAGCATTTCCAATTGGCTGTCCATGTACGGGACGAGCGACATCGGCATCTCGTACGTCGAAGGCGTGATCGGCGGCAATCCGCAAGAGCACGCGGAGCTGCTCTGGTCCAAATCGCCGCTGGCCCATGCGCACCGGATCGAAACGCCGCTGCTGATTTTGCACGGCGAAAATGATTACCGCACGCCGATCTCGCAAGCCGAGGAGCTGTACACCGCTTTGAAGCGGTATGGAAAAACGACGAAACTTATCCGTTATCCCGGCTCCAACCATACGCTGCTGAAAAGCGGCAAGCCATCGCTGCGCGTCGACAGCTTCGAGCAGGTGAACGCGTGGTTCGGGCAATATTTGTGA
- a CDS encoding ABC transporter ATP-binding protein — protein MTAELLEVRNLKTSFKTEEGTVPSVRGVSFTVKRGETLAIVGESGSGKSVTSLSIMGLVGAPGKVTDGEIRFEGRNLLELSKKELRTLRGNEISMIYQEPMSSLNPVFTVGNQVREAILQHLKVSKAEAARLSVAMLERVGIADAAKAARSFPHQLSGGMRQRVMIAMALACRPKLLIADEPTTALDVTIQAQILRLIAELSREENTGVILITHDLGVVAEMADRVAVMYAGEIVEEADVFDLFAKPGHPYTIGLLGSLPRLDEQRDKLDSIPGTVPDMLHMPGGCPFRPRCPYAQEACAKEYPELRVKEAGHKVRCLRMEEVAP, from the coding sequence ATGACAGCGGAATTGCTGGAGGTTCGCAATCTGAAAACTTCTTTCAAGACGGAGGAGGGGACGGTTCCTTCCGTGCGCGGCGTCAGCTTTACCGTGAAAAGGGGCGAAACCTTGGCGATCGTCGGGGAGTCCGGGTCGGGCAAAAGCGTCACGTCTCTGTCGATCATGGGGCTGGTCGGCGCGCCGGGCAAAGTGACGGACGGCGAAATCCGCTTCGAGGGCCGGAACTTGCTGGAGTTGTCCAAAAAAGAGCTGCGCACCCTTCGTGGCAATGAAATTTCGATGATTTACCAGGAGCCGATGAGCTCGCTGAATCCCGTGTTTACGGTCGGCAATCAGGTCCGCGAGGCGATCCTTCAGCATTTGAAGGTGAGCAAGGCGGAGGCGGCGCGTTTAAGCGTCGCGATGCTGGAGCGGGTAGGCATCGCGGATGCGGCCAAAGCGGCGCGGAGCTTCCCGCACCAGCTGTCGGGAGGCATGCGTCAGCGGGTGATGATCGCCATGGCGCTCGCCTGCCGGCCGAAGCTGCTGATCGCCGACGAGCCGACGACCGCGCTGGACGTGACGATCCAGGCGCAAATTTTGCGGCTGATCGCCGAGCTGAGCCGGGAGGAGAACACCGGCGTCATCCTGATTACGCACGATTTGGGCGTGGTGGCGGAGATGGCCGACCGGGTGGCCGTGATGTACGCCGGCGAAATCGTCGAGGAAGCGGACGTGTTCGACCTGTTTGCCAAACCGGGGCATCCGTATACGATCGGCCTCTTGGGCTCGCTGCCCCGGTTGGACGAGCAAAGGGACAAGCTTGATTCGATTCCGGGCACCGTGCCGGATATGCTCCACATGCCGGGCGGCTGTCCGTTTCGGCCGCGCTGCCCGTACGCGCAGGAAGCATGCGCGAAGGAATATCCCGAGCTGCGCGTCAAGGAAGCGGGCCATAAAGTCAGATGCCTGCGGATGGAGGAGGTGGCGCCATAA
- a CDS encoding GntR family transcriptional regulator yields MGNSASFELEKNSPIPLYFQLKEDMIKKINNEEYKVNESLPSETQLMTMYGVSRTTVRQAIDLLVNEGYLEKRRGVGTFVAKPNLNQWDLAELRSFNEIAGLQGLAARTELLSMQRVKANETIKSVFGEGHSSYYKLERLRFIENEPSVLVTTYVPVDVAPDLERFNFSEVSLFATLREHYGLKINYANKTFRAINASPEDAAILKVEPNFAIQLVETVTYDDKDRPFEYSVSRDRGDLNRFRVLLRYKD; encoded by the coding sequence ATGGGTAATTCAGCGTCTTTTGAACTGGAAAAAAACAGTCCAATTCCTTTATATTTTCAACTTAAAGAGGACATGATTAAAAAAATCAACAATGAAGAATACAAAGTGAACGAAAGTTTGCCTTCCGAAACCCAGTTGATGACGATGTACGGCGTCAGCAGAACGACGGTCCGACAGGCGATCGATCTGCTCGTCAACGAAGGTTACTTGGAGAAGCGGAGGGGAGTAGGCACTTTTGTGGCCAAGCCGAACCTGAATCAATGGGATTTGGCCGAATTGCGAAGCTTTAACGAAATCGCCGGCCTGCAAGGTTTGGCGGCCAGAACCGAGCTGCTAAGCATGCAGCGGGTCAAAGCCAACGAGACGATAAAGAGCGTTTTCGGCGAGGGGCATAGCTCGTACTATAAGCTGGAAAGGCTCCGGTTTATTGAAAATGAGCCATCCGTACTGGTAACGACGTATGTGCCGGTGGATGTAGCGCCCGATTTGGAACGGTTTAACTTCTCGGAGGTTTCTTTGTTTGCCACGTTAAGAGAGCATTACGGCCTCAAAATCAATTACGCGAACAAGACGTTCCGCGCGATCAACGCCAGCCCCGAGGACGCCGCGATTTTGAAGGTGGAGCCGAACTTTGCAATCCAGTTGGTGGAGACGGTCACTTATGATGACAAAGACAGACCGTTCGAATATTCCGTGTCCAGGGACAGAGGCGATCTCAACCGGTTCCGGGTGCTGCTGAGATACAAGGATTAG
- a CDS encoding PTS sugar transporter subunit IIB encodes MLNGIKLVRVDFRLIHGQVVTKWSNTITAKTIIVVNDELSEDEFMADIYVMAAPPGIKVEVLSIAAFTEQAKTGQYDKGSILVLFKNIEDVRRTAEQGISFKEVQIGGLGAAGSKTSVVKGISIDREDADNLLYLKDRGTEVSFQVTPEETKLPLDKALKKLGV; translated from the coding sequence ATGTTAAACGGAATCAAACTGGTGCGCGTTGATTTCAGACTGATTCATGGCCAAGTTGTGACCAAATGGAGCAACACGATTACGGCCAAAACGATCATCGTCGTCAACGACGAGTTGTCCGAAGACGAATTTATGGCCGACATTTATGTCATGGCGGCTCCGCCCGGCATCAAGGTGGAAGTGCTCTCCATCGCTGCTTTCACTGAGCAGGCGAAGACCGGCCAATATGATAAAGGCAGCATTCTCGTGCTGTTTAAAAATATCGAAGATGTGCGCCGGACTGCGGAGCAGGGGATCTCTTTCAAAGAGGTGCAGATCGGAGGGCTCGGCGCGGCCGGCAGCAAAACTTCCGTGGTCAAAGGCATTTCCATCGACCGGGAAGACGCGGACAATTTGCTTTATTTGAAGGACCGGGGCACGGAGGTTTCATTCCAGGTCACCCCGGAGGAAACCAAACTTCCGCTGGATAAAGCGCTGAAAAAATTGGGGGTATAG